The proteins below are encoded in one region of Gemmatimonadota bacterium:
- a CDS encoding serine hydrolase — translation MLLFACALTAVACGDGPTGAPATAAIDLVEPWVRASPAVLAIDEGALEAAGRQAERIERLRALVVIRHGRLAYERYFHGWDAETLADVRSVTKSVVSTLVGLAVRDGHIESIDQPITDYLRAPRFPVRPEHEAITIRHLLTMTGGFEWSEATVDLYNEWVLSPDQVANILDRALVTTPGSTFLYNTGAVHLLGVLLEEATGMDLETYAQQTLFRPIGISRAVWEPGTGGFVNGGAGLDLAPRDMARFGQLALQNGWSGEHAVVPEAWLAEATAPWFSWTSPAGPIEHVTYGYLWWVDRDHDAFFAWGHGGQFVYVVPRLDLVVVTATEYRGAAQDIGIAALHALVLDLIVHGIVGAMR, via the coding sequence GTGCTCCTCTTCGCGTGCGCCCTCACCGCCGTCGCCTGCGGGGACGGGCCCACCGGCGCGCCGGCCACGGCGGCCATCGATCTGGTTGAGCCCTGGGTCCGGGCGTCGCCCGCCGTGCTGGCGATCGACGAAGGAGCCCTGGAGGCAGCGGGCCGCCAGGCCGAGCGCATCGAGCGGCTCCGGGCGCTCGTGGTGATCCGCCACGGGCGCCTCGCGTACGAGCGGTACTTCCACGGCTGGGACGCGGAGACGCTGGCCGACGTGCGTTCCGTCACCAAGAGCGTGGTGTCCACGCTCGTGGGGTTGGCGGTGCGGGACGGGCACATCGAGAGCATCGATCAGCCCATCACGGACTACCTGCGGGCACCGCGCTTTCCCGTCCGTCCGGAGCACGAGGCCATCACCATCCGGCACCTGCTCACGATGACCGGTGGCTTCGAGTGGAGCGAGGCCACCGTGGATCTCTACAACGAGTGGGTGCTGTCGCCGGACCAGGTGGCCAACATCCTGGACCGGGCCCTCGTCACCACGCCGGGGTCCACGTTCCTCTACAACACCGGGGCCGTGCACCTTCTCGGCGTGCTGCTGGAAGAGGCCACCGGGATGGATCTCGAGACCTACGCGCAGCAGACGCTGTTCCGCCCCATCGGCATCTCCCGCGCAGTCTGGGAGCCGGGCACGGGAGGCTTCGTGAACGGGGGCGCGGGACTGGATCTCGCGCCGCGGGACATGGCCCGCTTCGGCCAGCTCGCGCTGCAGAACGGCTGGTCCGGGGAGCACGCCGTGGTCCCCGAGGCGTGGCTGGCCGAGGCGACCGCGCCCTGGTTCTCGTGGACCAGCCCTGCGGGTCCGATCGAGCACGTGACCTACGGATACCTCTGGTGGGTGGACCGCGATCATGACGCGTTCTTCGCCTGGGGGCACGGCGGCCAGTTCGTCTACGTCGTGCCCCGACTCGACCTCGTCGTGGTGACGGCCACGGAGTACCGCGGCGCGGCCCAGGACATCGGGATCGCGGCCCTCCATGCCCTCGTCCTGGACCTCATCGTCCACGGGATCGTGGGCGCGATGCGCTGA
- a CDS encoding PadR family transcriptional regulator, translated as MGRSLGELEQLILFAVVDLGDDAYGAAIGRSIEERTGRRISAGAIYTALDRLITRGFVRARVGEPTPRRGGRRKKLYRLEPEGALELRRSTRTLQDMAEGLLPKLDSLVGDSA; from the coding sequence ATGGGACGCTCGCTGGGCGAGCTCGAGCAGCTGATCCTGTTCGCGGTCGTCGACCTCGGGGACGACGCGTACGGTGCGGCCATCGGGCGCTCGATCGAGGAGCGCACCGGACGTCGCATCTCCGCCGGCGCCATCTACACGGCGCTGGACCGTTTGATCACGCGCGGCTTCGTGCGGGCACGCGTCGGGGAGCCCACTCCACGGCGAGGTGGCCGTCGGAAGAAGCTGTACCGCCTCGAGCCCGAGGGCGCGCTGGAGCTCCGGCGTTCGACGCGCACGCTGCAGGACATGGCGGAGGGTCTCCTACCCAAGCTGGACTCCCTGGTCGGCGACTCGGCATGA
- a CDS encoding ADOP family duplicated permease produces the protein MNQPGLPAPERWLLRWALRGEGSEFLLGDLLERYQDDLDRDLPAGSARRRLRREALGAVWAWWRPRAVRARLDGREQGLGDGFSQPRRTASGRWSVGGWRQDLSMAWRGVLRRPRFAWGVALTLGVGIGATTTIYSVVDGVLLRPLPYAEPGRIVAVGATFPGREWEEGRADLQHLAGISLANLEDFRQRTRTIEPLAAIERTSLLLPDLGEGPEIVPAAEVESAFFSVLGVRPALGRTFASDEQGMAAAGVVMLSWAAWQSRFGADPSVVGRPLERFGGTLTVVGVLPADFQPPETFFGTTPEFWLPLRSDHPRYAERGRRSLAVVGRLRPGATLDAAREEGRTVAAALARTYPEGNVYPDGTHLGIGVNALLDETVGTSARTLRMFLIAAALLLALSALNAATLLLARALERVRELDIRSALGSGRWRLMRLLLGEAGLLAFLGGAVGVGCAYAGVAVFSRYAPDSIPRLQDVAVDGRILAVALLLAVGAGLAAGLLPALRLSSPERDRLGNLRARGRHHGAARMRSVLVGGQMAVAMVLVSSAALLFTSFLRLRANDPGFEAEHLVTLDVPLKRPGAPDGPPWQDWDRLLAELASVPGVVAVAGTSDAPFRSPSWAPRLLLPGDAEDVRREGIAGYAVTPGYFSTLHTDVIQGRDFRDSDGPDGEPVAVVNAAFVRSELDGREPLGLPVRLLDGDSDRTVRIVGVVEDVIQTSTDEGPRAALYVPHRQVAWTSMEALIRTEVPPAVVASGLRDAARRFNPVLPSGAVRPMDERMAATRVAPRFHALLIGGFGSVAALLAALGLYGALAQAVGERRAELGVRMALGAEPRAVLRLVLRRGFVVAVWGLATGLLFSLATGRVLASFLYAVRPGDPWLLAGTGLVLLAAALLASWLPARRATTLDLVRVLRAD, from the coding sequence ATGAACCAGCCCGGGCTGCCGGCTCCCGAGCGCTGGCTCCTGCGGTGGGCGCTGCGCGGGGAAGGCAGCGAGTTCCTGCTGGGCGATCTCCTGGAGCGCTATCAGGACGATCTGGACCGGGACCTCCCAGCGGGCTCGGCGCGCCGGCGCCTCCGACGGGAAGCCCTGGGAGCGGTGTGGGCATGGTGGCGTCCGCGAGCCGTGCGCGCGCGCCTGGACGGACGGGAACAGGGGCTGGGGGACGGGTTCTCGCAGCCGCGACGGACCGCATCGGGGAGGTGGAGCGTGGGGGGATGGCGGCAGGATCTGTCGATGGCGTGGCGTGGTGTGCTCCGCCGCCCGCGCTTCGCGTGGGGAGTGGCGCTCACGCTCGGCGTGGGGATCGGCGCGACCACCACCATCTACAGCGTGGTGGACGGGGTGCTCCTCCGCCCGCTCCCCTACGCGGAGCCCGGACGGATCGTGGCCGTGGGTGCAACGTTCCCCGGCCGCGAGTGGGAAGAGGGGCGTGCCGACCTCCAACATCTGGCGGGCATCTCCCTCGCCAACCTGGAGGACTTCCGGCAGCGTACGCGCACCATCGAGCCGCTCGCCGCGATCGAGCGCACGAGCCTGCTGCTTCCTGACCTGGGCGAGGGGCCCGAGATCGTCCCGGCGGCCGAGGTCGAGAGCGCCTTCTTCTCGGTGCTCGGGGTGCGGCCGGCGCTCGGCCGTACGTTTGCGTCCGACGAGCAGGGGATGGCCGCCGCCGGCGTGGTCATGCTCTCCTGGGCGGCGTGGCAGTCGCGCTTCGGCGCCGATCCGTCGGTCGTGGGCCGTCCGCTGGAGCGCTTCGGCGGCACCCTCACCGTCGTGGGCGTGCTGCCGGCGGACTTCCAACCGCCGGAGACGTTCTTCGGGACCACGCCCGAGTTCTGGTTGCCGCTCCGTTCCGACCATCCCCGGTACGCCGAGCGTGGCCGACGCAGCCTGGCGGTCGTCGGTCGCTTGCGTCCGGGCGCGACGCTCGACGCGGCGCGCGAGGAGGGGCGCACGGTGGCTGCGGCCCTCGCCCGCACGTACCCGGAGGGCAACGTCTACCCGGACGGCACCCATCTGGGCATCGGCGTCAACGCACTGCTCGACGAGACCGTCGGCACGTCGGCGCGTACGCTGCGTATGTTCCTGATCGCGGCCGCGTTGCTGCTGGCGCTCTCCGCCCTGAATGCGGCCACCCTTCTGCTGGCGCGCGCACTGGAGCGGGTCCGGGAGCTGGATATCCGCAGTGCCCTGGGGTCCGGGCGCTGGCGGTTGATGCGCCTGCTGTTGGGGGAGGCCGGGCTTCTGGCCTTCCTCGGGGGCGCCGTCGGCGTCGGCTGCGCCTACGCGGGTGTCGCCGTATTCTCCCGCTACGCTCCGGACTCCATTCCCCGGCTGCAGGATGTCGCTGTCGATGGCCGCATCCTGGCGGTGGCACTCCTGCTCGCCGTCGGCGCCGGGCTCGCGGCCGGGCTGCTGCCCGCGTTGCGGCTGTCCAGTCCCGAACGGGATCGCCTGGGCAACCTGCGCGCACGGGGACGGCACCACGGCGCTGCGCGCATGCGCTCCGTGCTCGTGGGTGGACAGATGGCCGTGGCCATGGTGCTGGTCTCGAGTGCCGCGCTGCTCTTCACGTCCTTCCTGCGACTGCGCGCGAACGATCCGGGGTTCGAGGCCGAGCACCTCGTGACCCTGGACGTCCCCCTCAAGCGCCCGGGCGCACCCGACGGCCCCCCTTGGCAGGACTGGGACCGGCTGCTGGCCGAGCTGGCGTCCGTGCCCGGCGTGGTCGCGGTGGCCGGCACCAGCGACGCCCCGTTCCGCTCCCCGTCGTGGGCGCCGCGGCTGCTGCTGCCGGGCGACGCCGAGGATGTCCGTCGCGAAGGCATCGCCGGCTACGCGGTGACGCCCGGATACTTCAGCACGCTGCACACCGACGTGATCCAGGGGCGCGACTTCCGCGACAGTGACGGCCCGGACGGCGAACCGGTGGCGGTGGTCAACGCCGCCTTCGTCCGGAGCGAGTTGGATGGACGCGAGCCCCTGGGCCTGCCCGTGCGACTTCTCGACGGCGACAGCGACCGGACGGTGCGGATCGTGGGTGTGGTGGAGGACGTGATCCAGACGAGCACCGACGAGGGACCGCGGGCGGCGCTGTACGTCCCCCATCGCCAGGTCGCCTGGACCTCCATGGAGGCGCTGATCCGCACCGAGGTGCCGCCTGCGGTCGTCGCGTCGGGGCTGCGCGACGCGGCGCGGCGGTTCAACCCCGTCCTCCCGTCCGGCGCCGTGCGCCCGATGGACGAGCGCATGGCGGCGACGCGCGTTGCGCCCCGGTTCCACGCGCTCCTGATCGGCGGATTCGGATCCGTGGCGGCGTTGCTCGCCGCGCTCGGCCTCTACGGCGCGCTCGCTCAGGCCGTCGGAGAGCGGCGCGCGGAGCTCGGCGTGCGCATGGCCTTGGGGGCGGAACCGCGCGCGGTCCTGCGCCTCGTGCTTCGTCGGGGTTTCGTGGTGGCTGTCTGGGGACTCGCGACCGGCCTGCTGTTCAGCCTGGCGACGGGACGGGTGCTGGCGTCCTTCCTGTACGCCGTCCGTCCCGGCGATCCGTGGCTGCTCGCCGGCACGGGCCTCGTGCTGTTGGCGGCCGCGCTGCTGGCGAGTTGGCTGCCGGCCCGCCGGGCCACGACGCTGGATCTGGTGCGGGTGCTGCGGGCGGACTGA